TTCTTTATTATAAAGGAAAAATTTATACCGCCAGTGGAGCAAATGGCAGAATCCATTCTTTGGATATTAAGACCGGGCAAAAAATCTGGAACGAACAATCACCCAATTTGAATTGCTATCCAAATGCTCATTTTGGCACTTGTTACCCCAATCTGGATCCTGAAACTGGTATCATGATCATCGATGATTTATATTTTACAATGGCCATCGACCTGAATAAATAAAATTATAACTTTTAAAAATTTTCGAATAAATTATTTACATTATGTAATGACTTTAATGATTCAAAATTATTGGTAAATTAATTAACACAACTATGAAAATCCTAATCGTTACAAGTGCTTTTTTATTTCTGAATTGCATTTCTTCCAATGCACAGTTCGAAATTAAAACCAATCCTATCTTATTCTCAAGTCGCATTCCCAATCTAGGAATTGAATGTGGTGTAAAACCCAATCTTGGCGTTGAATTAGAATATCTTGTTGCTGGGCTATTTGATAAGAAATTAACGGATAGATTCATGATGCATGGAGTCTCAGCTTCATTGAGACATTATTTTACCAAAGACATTGCGATGGCAAGGTTGTATTTAGGTGTTTATTCGTTCTATTCTAAAGAAGAAAATACCTCCAAATATGCCTACAATGAGGTTATAAAGTCTTTTACGTTTGGATTGAGATCCGGATACAAACTTCCACTTTACAAGCACTGGATGGTAGAAGGAGGTCTTCAATTTGGAAGGAGATTTATGTTCGAAGGTGACCAGCTGCTGGTGCCCGTTACTCCAACTCAAGAGTTTTTTTACAAGTGGGATATTTCAGTGAGATTTAGGATTTGCTTTAGATTTTAAACAATCGCAATAATTGCTATTCCATTTTTTGGTGAACTTGAAAAATTGTGGTCAAATCAAATTTCAAAGAACTAACTCTGAAAACTTTATTTTTTTTTTTTCAAAACCAGAAAATATTAGATTTGTCAATCTCCCAATCCTCCAACAACTTGTAGAATTACAAAATCAATCCATTTTACTGTAATTAAATTCTGTTGGTATGTGATGGCCTTAGCTTGAATGAGGATGTAAGCAAAAGCTCCTACAAGCATTTGCGATGAATTCCGTTCCATAGTCTGTTCTTATGGATTCCGGCGGACTATTTATGGGGATGATTTGTTCCATTAGTAGCCCTACCTTCTCAGATGAAAAACCATAATCTGCGCAAGACATCAGTGCCTGTCTGTTCTCATCATCGATTGCATTCTATATCCTTAATGGTCTTCCATTGGCAGTTCTGAAGCAAGCATGACAAGGGTCTACTCATTACCCGCTGCAAATTGAATTGCCTCTTCCAGGCCTGCAATGAGATGTT
This window of the Saprospiraceae bacterium genome carries:
- a CDS encoding DUF3575 domain-containing protein: MKILIVTSAFLFLNCISSNAQFEIKTNPILFSSRIPNLGIECGVKPNLGVELEYLVAGLFDKKLTDRFMMHGVSASLRHYFTKDIAMARLYLGVYSFYSKEENTSKYAYNEVIKSFTFGLRSGYKLPLYKHWMVEGGLQFGRRFMFEGDQLLVPVTPTQEFFYKWDISVRFRICFRF